From Microtus pennsylvanicus isolate mMicPen1 chromosome 10, mMicPen1.hap1, whole genome shotgun sequence, one genomic window encodes:
- the Ccnt2 gene encoding cyclin-T2 isoform X6: MLLKIFSSIENDGALVIFVSTSKDLAQTSYFMATNSLHLTTFCLQYKPTVIACVCIHLACKWSNWEIPVSTDGKHWWEYVDPTVTLELLDELTHEFLQILEKTPSRLKRIRNWRAMAKKPKVDGQVSETPLLGSSLVQNSLLVDSVTGVPANPSFQKPSTSTFPAPIPLNSGNTSVQDSRASDNLSVLAAGMPSTSYSLSSHQEWPQHPDSARTDPGYTQKQEATLSGSQYISFQQGPSMTLHSGLHHRPDKVADHSSAKQEYAHKSGSSKHHGPVPAVPGVVPQKMSLDKYREKRKLETLDLDTRDHYIAAHAEQQHKHGPAVSGSSVTSPIKMKLPITNSDKPEKHMAEKKEKSGSLKLRIPIPPPDKGPSKEELKMKIKVSSSERHSSSDEGSGKSKHSSPHISRDHKEKHKEHPANRHHSSHKHLHMHSGGAKHAADGMPPTVLRSPVGMGPDGISSGSSARKKLHINDASHNHHSKMSKSSKSSGSSSSSSSVKQYLSSHSSVFNHPLPPPPPVTYQVGYGHLSTLVKLDKKPVEPHGPEANHEYSTSSQHLDYKDTFDMLDSLLSAQGMNM, encoded by the exons ATGTTGTTGAAGATTTTCAGTAGTATAGAAAATGATGGCGCTCTTGTGATATTTGTAAGTA CAAGCAAGGATTTGGCACAGACATCCTATTTCATGGCTACCAACAG TTTGCATCTTACGACCTTCTGTCTTCAGTATAAACCCACGGTGATAGCATGTGTATGCATTCATTTGGCTTGCAAATGGTCCAATTGGGAGATCCCTGTGTCAACTGATGGAAAGCACTGGTGGGAATATGTGGACCCTACAGTTACCCTAGAGCTGCTAGATG agctAACACATGAGTTTCTACAAATATTGGAGAAAACGCCTAGTAGGTTGAAGAGGATTCGAAACTGGAGG GCTATGGCTAAGAAACCAAAAGTAGATGGACAAGTATCAGAGACACCACTGCTTGGTTCATCTTTGGTCCAGAATTCCCTTTTAGTAGATAGTGTCACTGGTGTGCCTGCCAACCCAAGTTTCCAGAAACCTTCAACGTCAACGTTCCCTGCTCCAATACCTCTAAATTCAGGAAATACTTCTGTTCAAGACAGCCGTGCATCTGATAATTTATCAGTGCTGGCAGCAGGAATGCCCAGTACCTCGTACAGTTTGTCATCACACCAAGAATGGCCTCAACATCCAGATTCAGCCAGGACAGACCCaggatacacacagaaacaggagGCTACTCTCTCTGGGAGCCAGTACATCAGCTTCCAGCAGGGTCCTTCTATGACACTGCATTCAGGATTACATCACAGGCCAGACAAAGTTGCTGATCATTCATCAGCTAAGCAAGAATACGCTCACAAATCCGGGAGCAGTAAGCACCATGGGCCCGTCCCTGCTGTCCCTGGAGTAGTTCCTCAGAAAATGTCTTTAGATAAGTACAGAGAAAAGCGGAAGCTGGAAACCCTGGACCTGGACACAAGGGATCATTACATAGCTGCCCATGCAGAGCAGCAGCACAAACATGGGCCAGCAGTCTCGGGCAGTTCTGTCACTTCTCCCATTAAAATGAAACTTCCCATCACCAACTCTGACAAACCTGAGAAACACATggcagagaaaaaggagaagagtgGATCGCTGAAGTTACGGATACCTATCCCGCCCCCTGATAAAGGTCCCAGTAAAGAAGAGCTAAAGATGAAGATCAAAGTGTCATCCTCAGAAAGACACAGCTCTTCAGATGAAGGCAGTGGGAAGAGCAAACACTCAAGCCCACACATCAGCAGAGACCACAAGGAGAAGCACAAGGAACACCCTGCCAACCGCCACCACAGCAGCCACAAGCATTTGCACATGCACAGCGGAGGTGCTAAGCATGCTGCTGATGGGATGCCGCCCACGGTGCTGAGGAGTCCTGTGGGCATGGGCCCCGATGGCATCTCCTCCGGCTCCAGTGCAAGGAAGAAGCTGCATATCAACGATGCCTCCCACAACCACCACTCCAAAATGAGCAAAAGTTCCAAAAGTTCAGGTAGTTCATCTAGTTCTTCCTCTGTTAAGCAGTATCTATCCTCTCACAGCTCTGTTTTTAACCATCCCttaccccctcctccccctgtcACATACCAGGTGGGCTACGGACATCTCAGCACCCTCGTGAAACTGGACAAGAAACCAGTGGAGCCCCACGGTCCTGAGGCCAATCACGAGTACAGTACAAGCAGCCAGCATTTGGACTACAAAGACACATTCGACATGCTGGACTCGCTGCTAAGTGCCCAAGGAATGAATATGTAA
- the Ccnt2 gene encoding cyclin-T2 isoform X7, giving the protein MATNSLHLTTFCLQYKPTVIACVCIHLACKWSNWEIPVSTDGKHWWEYVDPTVTLELLDELTHEFLQILEKTPSRLKRIRNWRAMAKKPKVDGQVSETPLLGSSLVQNSLLVDSVTGVPANPSFQKPSTSTFPAPIPLNSGNTSVQDSRASDNLSVLAAGMPSTSYSLSSHQEWPQHPDSARTDPGYTQKQEATLSGSQYISFQQGPSMTLHSGLHHRPDKVADHSSAKQEYAHKSGSSKHHGPVPAVPGVVPQKMSLDKYREKRKLETLDLDTRDHYIAAHAEQQHKHGPAVSGSSVTSPIKMKLPITNSDKPEKHMAEKKEKSGSLKLRIPIPPPDKGPSKEELKMKIKVSSSERHSSSDEGSGKSKHSSPHISRDHKEKHKEHPANRHHSSHKHLHMHSGGAKHAADGMPPTVLRSPVGMGPDGISSGSSARKKLHINDASHNHHSKMSKSSKSSGSSSSSSSVKQYLSSHSSVFNHPLPPPPPVTYQVGYGHLSTLVKLDKKPVEPHGPEANHEYSTSSQHLDYKDTFDMLDSLLSAQGMNM; this is encoded by the exons ATGGCTACCAACAG TTTGCATCTTACGACCTTCTGTCTTCAGTATAAACCCACGGTGATAGCATGTGTATGCATTCATTTGGCTTGCAAATGGTCCAATTGGGAGATCCCTGTGTCAACTGATGGAAAGCACTGGTGGGAATATGTGGACCCTACAGTTACCCTAGAGCTGCTAGATG agctAACACATGAGTTTCTACAAATATTGGAGAAAACGCCTAGTAGGTTGAAGAGGATTCGAAACTGGAGG GCTATGGCTAAGAAACCAAAAGTAGATGGACAAGTATCAGAGACACCACTGCTTGGTTCATCTTTGGTCCAGAATTCCCTTTTAGTAGATAGTGTCACTGGTGTGCCTGCCAACCCAAGTTTCCAGAAACCTTCAACGTCAACGTTCCCTGCTCCAATACCTCTAAATTCAGGAAATACTTCTGTTCAAGACAGCCGTGCATCTGATAATTTATCAGTGCTGGCAGCAGGAATGCCCAGTACCTCGTACAGTTTGTCATCACACCAAGAATGGCCTCAACATCCAGATTCAGCCAGGACAGACCCaggatacacacagaaacaggagGCTACTCTCTCTGGGAGCCAGTACATCAGCTTCCAGCAGGGTCCTTCTATGACACTGCATTCAGGATTACATCACAGGCCAGACAAAGTTGCTGATCATTCATCAGCTAAGCAAGAATACGCTCACAAATCCGGGAGCAGTAAGCACCATGGGCCCGTCCCTGCTGTCCCTGGAGTAGTTCCTCAGAAAATGTCTTTAGATAAGTACAGAGAAAAGCGGAAGCTGGAAACCCTGGACCTGGACACAAGGGATCATTACATAGCTGCCCATGCAGAGCAGCAGCACAAACATGGGCCAGCAGTCTCGGGCAGTTCTGTCACTTCTCCCATTAAAATGAAACTTCCCATCACCAACTCTGACAAACCTGAGAAACACATggcagagaaaaaggagaagagtgGATCGCTGAAGTTACGGATACCTATCCCGCCCCCTGATAAAGGTCCCAGTAAAGAAGAGCTAAAGATGAAGATCAAAGTGTCATCCTCAGAAAGACACAGCTCTTCAGATGAAGGCAGTGGGAAGAGCAAACACTCAAGCCCACACATCAGCAGAGACCACAAGGAGAAGCACAAGGAACACCCTGCCAACCGCCACCACAGCAGCCACAAGCATTTGCACATGCACAGCGGAGGTGCTAAGCATGCTGCTGATGGGATGCCGCCCACGGTGCTGAGGAGTCCTGTGGGCATGGGCCCCGATGGCATCTCCTCCGGCTCCAGTGCAAGGAAGAAGCTGCATATCAACGATGCCTCCCACAACCACCACTCCAAAATGAGCAAAAGTTCCAAAAGTTCAGGTAGTTCATCTAGTTCTTCCTCTGTTAAGCAGTATCTATCCTCTCACAGCTCTGTTTTTAACCATCCCttaccccctcctccccctgtcACATACCAGGTGGGCTACGGACATCTCAGCACCCTCGTGAAACTGGACAAGAAACCAGTGGAGCCCCACGGTCCTGAGGCCAATCACGAGTACAGTACAAGCAGCCAGCATTTGGACTACAAAGACACATTCGACATGCTGGACTCGCTGCTAAGTGCCCAAGGAATGAATATGTAA